The Thermoplasmata archaeon genome window below encodes:
- a CDS encoding dihydroorotate dehydrogenase encodes MPELSVRCAGIALRNPLLLASGIWGESGESLVGAWKAGAGGVITKSIGSLPRPGYPNPTIESYDRWGMLNAMGLPNPGIEEYPQEIAIALGAGATVIGSVFGGDAEEFARLAAAMAKTGVCAIELNLSCPHAKGYGSEIGSDPTQVEEVVRAVTRAVPLPVIAKITPNAADPAGLAAAAERGGAAAVSAINTLRALAIDVELRRPILSHRLGGFSGPAIKPIGLACVWQIRERVRIPIIGVGGIASGRDVLEYLMAGASAVEIGTQVAFEGIGAFGRIGRELSELLDRLGFARASDATGVAHSATS; translated from the coding sequence ATGCCCGAGCTCTCGGTCCGCTGCGCGGGGATCGCACTGCGCAATCCTCTCTTGCTCGCGTCGGGGATCTGGGGGGAGAGCGGGGAATCGCTGGTCGGAGCATGGAAGGCCGGCGCCGGGGGCGTGATCACGAAATCGATCGGGTCGCTCCCCAGGCCCGGTTACCCCAACCCAACGATCGAGAGCTACGACCGGTGGGGCATGCTCAACGCCATGGGCCTGCCGAACCCCGGGATTGAGGAGTACCCCCAAGAGATAGCGATCGCCCTGGGCGCCGGCGCCACCGTGATCGGGTCCGTCTTCGGGGGAGATGCCGAGGAGTTCGCCAGGCTCGCGGCGGCGATGGCGAAGACGGGCGTCTGCGCGATCGAGCTGAACCTGAGCTGCCCGCACGCCAAGGGATACGGCAGTGAGATCGGCAGCGATCCAACGCAGGTCGAGGAGGTCGTCCGGGCCGTCACGCGCGCCGTTCCGCTTCCGGTGATCGCGAAAATCACCCCCAATGCGGCGGACCCGGCCGGCCTCGCAGCCGCGGCCGAGCGAGGGGGAGCGGCCGCGGTCAGCGCAATCAACACGTTGCGTGCGCTCGCGATCGACGTCGAACTGCGCCGCCCGATCCTCTCGCACCGGCTCGGGGGATTCAGCGGGCCGGCGATCAAGCCGATAGGGCTCGCCTGCGTCTGGCAGATCCGCGAGCGCGTCCGCATCCCAATCATCGGGGTGGGAGGGATTGCGTCAGGCCGGGATGTCCTCGAATACCTCATGGCGGGAGCGAGCGCGGTGGAGATCGGCACCCAGGTCGCATTCGAGGGGATTGGCGCGTTCGGCCGGATCGGCCGGGAGCTCTCCGAGCTGCTCGACAGGCTCGGCTTCGCGCGGGCGAGCGACGCCACCGGGGTCGCCCACTCCGCGACAAGCTGA
- a CDS encoding dihydroorotate dehydrogenase electron transfer subunit yields the protein MRTIVTVQERVEETPSTVTLRFPYVPTAEPGQFVMVWIPGDDELPMSLSYTEGASKGITVKAMGGTSRNVQRIETGTRLGIRGPYGNRFDLSPRRILIVAGGSGAAVLAPGAERAIAGGAKVTVALGATTEAELLFRERFATMGAAVEVATDDGSAGTRGYVTVVVEPLLAAHAFDAVWSCGPEIMMRKVALLAQARGVASYGSVERQMKCALGMCDACALGPFHVCVEGPVFPTDKLLELPEFGAFKRDPAGRRVRL from the coding sequence GTGCGGACGATCGTCACGGTACAGGAGAGAGTCGAGGAGACCCCCTCGACCGTCACGCTCCGCTTTCCGTACGTTCCTACGGCAGAGCCGGGTCAGTTCGTGATGGTCTGGATCCCAGGGGACGATGAACTGCCCATGTCGCTCTCCTACACCGAAGGCGCCTCCAAAGGGATCACCGTCAAGGCCATGGGCGGGACGAGCCGGAACGTCCAGCGGATCGAAACGGGGACCCGCCTCGGGATCCGGGGACCGTACGGGAACCGATTCGATCTTTCCCCGAGGCGGATCCTGATCGTTGCGGGGGGATCGGGAGCAGCGGTGCTCGCCCCCGGGGCCGAGCGGGCGATCGCGGGCGGCGCGAAGGTCACGGTCGCCCTCGGGGCGACGACCGAAGCGGAACTCCTGTTCCGGGAACGGTTCGCCACGATGGGCGCGGCGGTCGAGGTCGCGACCGACGACGGGAGCGCGGGCACGAGAGGGTACGTAACCGTCGTCGTCGAGCCGCTCCTGGCGGCGCACGCGTTCGACGCGGTGTGGAGCTGTGGGCCGGAGATCATGATGCGCAAGGTCGCCCTCCTCGCGCAGGCGCGCGGGGTCGCGTCGTACGGGTCGGTCGAACGTCAGATGAAGTGCGCGCTGGGGATGTGCGACGCCTGCGCGCTCGGGCCGTTCCACGTTTGCGTGGAAGGACCGGTCTTCCCCACGGACAAGCTTCTCGAGCTTCCGGAGTTCGGCGCGTTCAAGCGCGACCCCGCGGGACG